TAACCTCCTGATTCTGTTTCACGGCACCACGTTCTACTCTGCCGATGGCAACACGACCTACATAGTCGTTATAGTCGATAGAAGAAACCAGCACCTGCAAATCACCGTTTTCATCCCCTTCGGGAGCGGGAATGTAACTAACGATTTTTTCGAACAACACAGACAAGTCTTTTCCTGCAACGTTGGGAGAATAGGAGGCAGTTCCGGCACGGCCTGAGCAGTAAATAATGGGGCTGTCCAACTGTTCATCGTTAGCATCCAGTTCCAACAGAAGTTCTAAAACTTCTTCTCCTACTTCGTCCAAACGAGCGTCGGGTTTGTCAATTTTATTGATGACTACGATAATTCTATGTCCTAATTCCAGTGCTTTTTGCAATACAAAACGGGTCTGCGGCATGGGGCCTTCTGCAGCGTCAACCAACAGAACAACACCGTTTACCATTTTTAACACTCGTTCCACTTCCCCGGAAAAGTCCGCGTGACCGGGAGTGTCTATAATATTGATTTTGGTGTCCTTATAATGCACAGCAGTATTTTTTGCCAAAATAGTGATACCGCGTTCTCTTTCCAGGGCATTATTATCCATAACACGTTCTTCCACAACCTGGTTTTCACGGTATACGCCACCCTGCTTTAACATCTCGTCAACCAAGGTGGTTTTCCCGTGGTCAACGTGAGCAATAATGGCGATATTTCTTAAATCTTCTCGAATCATAAGAGCACCTCTTTTTCAAATTCAAACGGTCTTGGGGTAACAAATATACAAATTACCCCATAATAAACTTATACAAATACAATTATAGCATACTCTTCCCGAAAATTCCAGTATTTTTTGCAGAAAATACTGGAATTTTTTGAATTTTTTTCATAGTTTTTTTACTTTTTAAAAAACATCGTTTAAAAAAAGATTTTTTTCTTGATAAATTGACAAATCAAATAAATTGGTATATACTGATTTTATGTTTTATTTTTTTAACTAGAAAGAAGGTACCTGATTTTGCAAGCACTACAACGGCTTTTTTCCACAAAGTATATGGTCAAAGAAAAAGACCGTGTGGGAGAAATTCCTTCTTCAAAAGAAGCATACAAAAAAACATTTAACCTTGCCTGGCCATCTATGACTGAATCGGTATTGGTTTGCTTAACCGGCGCAGTAGACACCATGATGGTTGGCTCCATCAGCCCTCAGGCGATTTCAGCAGTTGGGATTACCAATCAGCCGAAGTTTATCTTATTGGCTCTGATTTTCTCATTAAATGTGGGCATCACAGCCGTTATCGCCCGCAGAAAAGGGGAAGAAAATCAAGAGGGTGCTAACCGATGTATGAAGCAATCTTTGATGATTGCTACCATCTTAGCAATTCTGTTATTTGCTATTGGAAATCTAATTGCAGAACCCTTGCTTCGATTTGCAGGAGCCGGCAATGATATTATCGGAGATTCGGTCACTTACTTCCGTATCATTATGGTAGGTATTTTCTTTAACTCCATCGGCCTTGCCATCAATGCGGCACAGCGTGGAGTGGGTAACACCAAAATTTCGATGACCACAAATCTAACAGCAAATATCGTGAATGTGATATTCAACTATTTTCTCATCAATGGTGCCTGCGGTTTTCCGAAATGGGGTGTCATGGGGGCGGCAGTTGCCACTGCACTTGGAAATTTTGTTGCGTTTTTAATGGCGCTTGCCTCTATTCTTCCCAAAAGACGCTATTTGTCGCTGTTTTCCGAAGCAAAATGGAGATTTGACCGTCATACCATGGGTTCTGTGACCAAGGTCGGCTTAAGTGCCTGTGCCGAACAGGTTGCCATGCGAATCGGATTTTTCCTCTATGCCAAAATTGTTGCAGGACTGGGAACTATCCCCTTTGCAACCCATCAGGTTTGTATGAGCATTATGAGCATTTCTTTTGGCTTTGGAGACGGCTTCAGTGTAGCATCAGCAACACTGGTAGGTCAGTGCTTAGGATCCAAACGACCGGATATGTCAAGAATTTATGCAAGCATCTGCCAGAGGATTGCTCTCATTATTTCCACAGTACTCTTTGTGCTGTTTATCCTATTTCGCCACGAAATTGTAGGACTGTTTACCACCGATCAAACCATTATCCAAGAGGGTGCGGTACTGATGATTATAATGGCATTTACCACCCACGCTCAGACCTCTCAGGTAATTATCACGGGAGCGCTTCGCGGTGCAGGAGATGCCATGTATGTGGCGTTGACTTCTCTATTAAGCATTGCCATTGTGCGACCGTTTCTCACATATCTTCTCTGCTATCCTGTGGGATTGGGACTTCCCGGCGCCTGGATTGGGGTAATGCTGGACCAGTTTATGAGGCTGGGTATCAACTGGTCTCATTTTAAAAGAGGTAAATGGACAACCATAAAGTTGTAGAAAAAAAATCCTATGTGTTATAAAGCACATAGGATTTTTTTACTGCATATGAAATCTGGTATCTTCTGTATTCAGAATATTTCTCGGACATTTGATATGATCACAATCATCACAATTATGAGGACCTCTATAATTCAGGCAACAACACAGGTAATTACATTCATCGCAACAGATTTCATTTCCGTTTTCACCGTTTCCGGGACAGTCTTTTCCGCCATTTCCGGGAATCAGTTCAATCCCGGTGGGTCCATCAATAATCATAATTTTCCCCTCCTTCCTAAATCAAAATACACAATGTAGGGGACGATGCCCATCCCGTTGTATAATTTTTCAATACTGTTAACATCATTATATCATATCTTTTTTAAAATTGCAATACATTTGCTATGCATACAATTAAAATATTTTTATATATAATTGTATTGCAGAGGTGATATTATGAAAAACTTTAAAATACCGTCAATTCCACCAACAACCAACAAATGTATCCGATTTCCCAACGATATTATTGCAAATGTTGAAAAAGCGATTGAAGGAAAAAATTGCACATTTACAGCTTTTGTGGTAGAAGCTGTACGAGTGGCACTGGAAAACATTGAAGATGAAAAATGATTTTCCAAAACGAAAACCGAATAGACTCCGAGAATATGATTATTCTACACCAGGCGCATATTTCATTACAATCTGTGTAAAAGGCAGAAAACAACTGTTAGGAAAAATCGTAGGGGACGATGCCCACATCGTCCCGAAAAACTATTTGTCAAATTATGGTTTAATATGTGATAAATATATTAACAGCATAAATGTTAAATATGAAAATGTAACGGTTGATAAATATGTGATAATGCCCAACCATATACATTTGATTATATTTCTTAACGGGACGATGTGGGCATCGTCTCCTACACTTAGTATAGAATCTATCATCCGATCCTTTAAAACGATGGTAACAAAACAAATCGGTAGTTCTATATGGCAACGTTCTTATCACGACCATATCATCCGTGATGAAAATGACTACCAAAAAATATGGGAATATATTGACAATAATGTAACACAATGGGAAATGGATTGTTTTTATGAAGAATGAAAAACTGCAGTAAGCCACTACTTACTGCAGTTTTTTTATTGTTGTGCATTTCTCCAACATTTTCAGAAAATCTCACACGGGACGATGTGGGCATCGTCCCCTACATTTTTCTCTATGACTTTAAATCCCCTGCAACGTGAGGTGCAGAGAAATCTTCGAGAATGAATCAACCGAGCCCGCAGGGGTTATCCGAAGGCGTACATAGGTACGCCGAGTGACGAGGTTGGTTCATAGCAGAAGAATACTTCTGCGGTCTCGGTGATTTATCCAGCGCCATTTATAAAAAAAGAGTTGCCAAATTCTTGGCAACTCTCTTTTTATAAACGGTTATTATTCGATAACGGAAGTAACAGCGCCGGAACCTACGGTTCTACCACCTTCACGGATAGCGAATCTTAAACCTTCTTCGATAGCGATAGGTTTAATTAATTCAACTTCCATTTCAACGTTATCACCAGGCATGCACATTTCGGTGCCTGCGGGTAATTTGATCTGACCGGTTACGTCGGTAGTTCTGAAATAGAACTGGGGTCTGTAATCATTGAAGAAAGGAGTATGTCTACCACCTTCTTCTTTGGTTAAAACGTAAACCTGAGCTTTGAATTTGGTGTGGGGTTTAATGGTACCGGGTTTTGCTAATACCTGACCTCTTTCGATTTCAGTTCTCTGAACACCACGGAGCAGTAAACCAACGTTATCACCAGCTTCAGCGTAGTCCAGTAATTTTCTGAACATTTCGATACCGGTAACAACGATTTTTCTAGCTTCTTCAGCTAAACCAACCAGTTCAACTTCGTCGTTTAATTTTAACTGACCTCTTTCTACTCTACCGGTAGCAACAGTACCACGACCGGTAATGGTGAATACGTCTTCAACAGGCATTAAGAAAGGCAGGTCAGCTTTTCTTTCCGGAGTAGGAATGTAAGCGTCAACCTGATCCATCAGAGCCAGGATGGGAGCATATTCAGGAGCAGAAGGATCGGTAGCAGCACATTCTAATGCCATTAAAGCAGAACCGCTTACGATCGGAATATCGTCGCCGGGGAATTCATATTCATTTAACAGTTCTCTGATTTCCATTTCAACTAATTCCAGTAATTCGGGATCGTCAACCTGGTCAGCTTTGTTCATGAATACAACAATGTAGGGAACGCCTACCTGACGGGATAACAGGATGTGTTCTCTGGTCTGAGGCATCGGACCGTCAGCAGCAGATACAACTAAGATAGCGCCGTCCATCTGAGCAGCACCGGTGATCATGTTTTTAACATAGTCAGCATGGCCGGGGCAGTCAACGTGAGCGTAGTGTCTGGTATCGGTTTCATATTCTACGTGAGCGGTAGAAATGGTGATACCTCTTTCTCTTTCTTCGGGAGCTTTGTCGATCATGTCGTAAGCTTCGTACTGAGCCTGACCTTTCATAGCCAGAACTTTGGTAATAGCTGCGGTTAAGGAAGTTTTACCGTGGTCAACGTGGCCGATAGTACCAATGTTAACGTGCGGTTTGCTTCTTTCGAATTTAGCTTTTGCCATTGATAGTTTCCTCCTTCGTGAAGCTATGCTTCAAGATTTTTGTATAAATAATTTTTTTAACAAGAATAAAGATTATTCTTCGTCCTTTTTCGCTCTGGTAGCAACAATTTTTTCTGCAATGGATTTCGGCACTTCATCGAAGTGAGAGGGTTCCATTGTGTACTGACCTCTACCCTGAGTTTTAGAACGTAAGTCAGTTGCGTAACCAAACATTTCAGACAGCGGAACGTGTGCAGTAATGTTCTGAACACCGCCGTTTCTTGCTTCCATACCCTGGATCTGACCACGACGGGAGTTTAAGTCACCCATAACGTCGCCCATATAATCTTCGGGTACTACTACTACAACCTTCATAATGGGTTCTAACAGAACAGCTTTACCTCTTCTACAAGCTTCTTTGAATGCCATAGAACCGGCAATCTTAAATGCCATTTCAGAGGAGTCAACTTCGTGGTAAGAACCATCGTATAAAGTTACTTTAACGTCTACAACGTTGTAACCTGCCAATACACCGGTCTGCATTGCGCCCTGGATACCAGCATCAACTGCGGGGATATATTCCTTGGGAATAGCACCACCAACGATTTTGTTAACAAATTCGTAACCAAAACCGGGTTCCATGGGTTCAACAATAATTTTACAGTGACCGTACTGACCTTTACCACCGGACTGTCTTGCATATTTCTGTTCAACGTCAACCTGTTCACGGATGGTTTCTTTGTAGGATACCTGAGGTTTACCAACATCAGCTTCTACTTTGAATTCACGTAACAGACGGTCAACGATGATTTCTAAGTGTAATTCACCCATACCTGCGATAATGGTCTGACCGGTTTCTTCATCGGTGTAGG
This is a stretch of genomic DNA from Oscillospiraceae bacterium. It encodes these proteins:
- a CDS encoding MATE family efflux transporter; this encodes MLQALQRLFSTKYMVKEKDRVGEIPSSKEAYKKTFNLAWPSMTESVLVCLTGAVDTMMVGSISPQAISAVGITNQPKFILLALIFSLNVGITAVIARRKGEENQEGANRCMKQSLMIATILAILLFAIGNLIAEPLLRFAGAGNDIIGDSVTYFRIIMVGIFFNSIGLAINAAQRGVGNTKISMTTNLTANIVNVIFNYFLINGACGFPKWGVMGAAVATALGNFVAFLMALASILPKRRYLSLFSEAKWRFDRHTMGSVTKVGLSACAEQVAMRIGFFLYAKIVAGLGTIPFATHQVCMSIMSISFGFGDGFSVASATLVGQCLGSKRPDMSRIYASICQRIALIISTVLFVLFILFRHEIVGLFTTDQTIIQEGAVLMIIMAFTTHAQTSQVIITGALRGAGDAMYVALTSLLSIAIVRPFLTYLLCYPVGLGLPGAWIGVMLDQFMRLGINWSHFKRGKWTTIKL
- the tuf gene encoding elongation factor Tu; this encodes MAKAKFERSKPHVNIGTIGHVDHGKTSLTAAITKVLAMKGQAQYEAYDMIDKAPEERERGITISTAHVEYETDTRHYAHVDCPGHADYVKNMITGAAQMDGAILVVSAADGPMPQTREHILLSRQVGVPYIVVFMNKADQVDDPELLELVEMEIRELLNEYEFPGDDIPIVSGSALMALECAATDPSAPEYAPILALMDQVDAYIPTPERKADLPFLMPVEDVFTITGRGTVATGRVERGQLKLNDEVELVGLAEEARKIVVTGIEMFRKLLDYAEAGDNVGLLLRGVQRTEIERGQVLAKPGTIKPHTKFKAQVYVLTKEEGGRHTPFFNDYRPQFYFRTTDVTGQIKLPAGTEMCMPGDNVEMEVELIKPIAIEEGLRFAIREGGRTVGSGAVTSVIE